In Solenopsis invicta isolate M01_SB chromosome 13, UNIL_Sinv_3.0, whole genome shotgun sequence, one DNA window encodes the following:
- the LOC120359322 gene encoding uncharacterized protein LOC120359322 yields the protein MTNKNVIFDFQREIVRYCRNDVDILRRACVAFQKIFLERGGVHPFEECTTIASTCMKVFRKNFLREGEIGIIPPGGYRNVDRQSRKALQWLVWKERELGHPINYAGRGRERLIGGSHVDGYYETKLGTEIQRFVLQFHGCFRHGCLTCFQVNRDSKLSTANRDDTIETRYERTIATTWRLRRQGYQVIEKWECAFDREMRANNEMRNFLKHHPILKSAPLDPRDAFFGGCTENIVTRLEVAGYAEKIRYVDLCSLYPYVLKTGVFPIGHPEIYIGAECSSLIGDGPGYNFDPVEGLVRCQVLPPRNLFHPVLPYRVRGKLLFALCRSCCEMFSQSACTHEHPDEREFEGTWVSCELRKAIEKGYLVRQVNEIWQYKVARYDHDTRQGGLFTGYINSFLQLKQEASGWPSKCVDDESKARYLREYEEIEGITLDRNNISRNPGLRSVAKLCLNSFWGKFGQRSNLPSTEIVESP from the coding sequence atgacaaataaaaatgtcatcttCGACTTCCAGCGCGAGATCGTACGTTATTGTCGAAATGACGTAGATATTTTACGACGTGCTTGTGTagctttccaaaaaatatttttagagcgcGGCGGTGTGCATCCTTTCGAAGAATGCACGACTATCGCTTCCACGTGTATGAAAGTTTTTCGAAAGAACTTTCTTCGCGAGGGGGAAATAGGAATCATCCCGCCGGGCGGATACAGAAACGTCGATAGACAATCGCGCAAAGCTTTACAATGGTTAGTGTGGAAGGAGCGTGAGCTCGGTCATCCCATAAACTATGCCGGGCGAGGTCGCGAGCGTTTAATCGGCGGTAGCCACGTAGACGGATATTACGAGACAAAATTGGGGACTGAAATTCAGCGTTTCGTTCTCCAATTTCACGGGTGCTTCCGGCACGGTTGCCTTACTTGCTTCCAAGTGAATCGTGACAGTAAGCTTTCAACTGCTAACCGCGACGATACGATAGAAACGCGTTACGAACGAACTATCGCAACGACATGGCGTCTTCGCCGGCAAGGATATCAGGTGATTGAAAAATGGGAGTGCGCTTTCGACCGAGAGATGAGGGCAAATAACGAGATGCGTAATTTTCTCAAACATCACCCTATACTAAAATCTGCGCCTCTCGATCCGCGTGACGCGTTTTTTGGTGGCTGCACGGAAAATATCGTAACTCGACTCGAAGTAGCGGGGTACGCGGAGAAAATACGTTACGTGGACTTGTGTTCTCTGTATCCTTACGTATTAAAGACGGGTGTTTTTCCGATCGGCCACCCTGAAATCTATATCGGAGCGGAATGCTCGTCGTTAATCGGCGACGGACCAGGGTATAATTTCGACCCGGTCGAAGGTCTTGTACGTTGTCAAGTACTCCCACCCCGCAATCTCTTTCACCCGGTACTCCCGTATCGTGTGCGCGGAAAATTGCTGTTTGCGTTGTGCCGGAGTTGCTGCGAAATGTTCTCGCAGTCCGCGTGCACTCACGAACATCCTGACGAACGTGAATTCGAGGGTACTTGGGTATCATGCGAATTACGTAAAGCCATCGAGAAAGGTTATCTTGTGAGGCAAGTAAATGAAATTTGGCAATACAAAGTTGCTCGCTACGATCACGATACGCGGCAGGGCGGATTGTTCACCGGATATATAAATTCCTTTTTGCAATTAAAGCAGGAAGCTAGTGGATGGCCGAGCAAATGTGTAGATGACGAGAGTAAAGCACGATACCTTCGTGAATATGAGGAAATCGAAGGTATTACACTTGATAGAAACAACATCTCACGTAATCCTGGCTTGCGCTCGGTCGCGAAGCTCTGTTTAAATTCCTTCTGGGGAAAATTCGGCCAACGATCGAATCTTCCTAGTACCGAGATCGTAGAATCGCCTTAG